CGAAGGATTATAGCAATTGAAGTGTGGCAACaacatgcgactctcatccctgaggtcgtaggttagaCTCCTGGCTATGGACCAATTGActtactttctatgtgctcatttattatttgcttgaacggtgaaggaaacttGCTTTAGACTggcacaagaggctgattccctacttgcctattagcttaacaaatgatcatgaaacagatcgAAATCTGAGGAATCAATCGAAAATTGAagaaagatttaaattaatgaaggttacttttttaagattttttatttcatacattaaGTTTACCTCATTCTAGAGACAATATAGGCAAATCCTAAGTTTAATTCAATGTCAGTAGCCATTACCTATACTTACAGTaaaatttccaaaatatttttgcctACCAATctataaagaaatgtttttttggttttccacatatattattatgtgaaTGTTTAACAACAAATCGCTATTACTGAACTATTTTATACTTACTTGAAACTGCAATCATAATAAATGCGGAGGACACATAAATCCATTCATATCTTAAGACATTACGAAGTGGCATCCTGATGATCACACATGCTAAAAGAACTTGTGCCGTAAATGACAATATAAATGCCAAAGTCACAAAGGCTTGAACAGCCATCAGCCAGCCCGGTAATAACCATTCACGGATCACATAGTACTccttgaaattttaaaataagtattgtaagttttttttaaatagatgtATTGTTTTAACAGTATATCTTAAGAACAGTAAAATTCTAGTATTATGatgtaactttattaaataccatataatataacataataccCAAGTATCTGTTAGCTCTTAATGTATGGACTGGATGAACATGATAAgtgaattgtaattatatttgaaatatgaagtaaaaaaagcttgcaaaataaataagttttttatgcaattgttaaataaatttgttcaaTAGCTACATTAACCTttctcataattttttattcataaaaaggGAGGCATCGCCAGAAAATGACTGACTCAAACTAGACTtagattttaagtaaattaaaatgtaacataTGTAAATATGGGTTACCTCGCTAAAAATATAGTGACATCCATGGAATAGCTTGTCAAACTGAAATGAAGGAAAGCGAAAACGATCGAAACAATATTCCCAAAGGCCCATGTGTTTAAAAGACGAGAACATTTCTGAATAAGATTCTATCCAGTAGGGCCCCGCAAAGGACAAGAGTAAAAAAAGTCCCGCTACATATGTGATTGAAGCTCCAATCAACGTAGCATCTAAAAAGAATTTgataatataagttattattgtttacgtttaatatacacatatataagtaaataggGCGTGCCCGGGCTACTTACTAGAAGCTTTCGGATATTCATTATTAGCTGCCGTCATTTCGGTTTTGTTTACACAATGTAAACAAACTGAACGTTCttacaaacaaatttactttaaacgtaaacgttttctttttatacgtTTCTAGCGTTATAGGTTTTCATAAAACAACATAAACAATCTATGTACGTTTGGGCTTGAAATTGAACGTTTTCAAGACtgaaatgtcaattgtcaaaacaTCATACGTCAACAATACAATTGGGCTATCAATACTTGTGTCATCGAATTATTATTCGAATCGTCGAATACATCGAATCGGTTTTTGTCATCgtcattatattttgatttgtgtAAATTACATCTAGCGGCTACtggcttaatattttatcttaattaatgtaattaatatttatttttcatgtatccttttttttagtttaattaacaaaacttttttttgtctttataacaatatataatatgtatttttgaactTCTAGCCTACcttacttaatttaatacatgGTTTTTTCCTCACAGTGGTTTCCTGGAAGCGATCGCTTTTTTTGCCctacttttcatttaattatgttcaatttttatgttttaatgcaACGATACAAcgatataaacaaataaataaaataaatatattttaatgaaaattattaaaaaaaataactcaaaaacaacaaatttaataaatttacattttagcTTAATCtttcaattgtttaattatatttttaaaacacctGACGTTACGGCTTACATGATTCACTAATAGTAGGGGAGCCTACGATGCTAAATGGGGATTTACTCGAGCGTCATAGAAACCTATTGGGTGGCGAAGCTTAGATAGATTTGAAAAATTACTCGAGCGCGTCTGATATTGATAGCATCAATTtcctacatatttttaataatgtacgtGTATGTTAATCTGATTGTTTGCATGGTGGAAGTGGTCGTACGTGACGgattgaaaatgaaattaatcgAGCGCGTCAGATTTTCTAAGGGGATGTTGAGTGAACCTAAAAAAACGATCTCATCAAATAATCTGACGATTTGGTTGAGACGCAAACTCGCGGCCGTTATCATAGAATATGCAAGCAATAAAAAAGTACACTTTTTAGCTTATAATTAACACATCCTTCTTTAATCTGACGCGCTCGAGAATATCtgatgattaattttttttactaatctgATCCTTTATCCTTGACGGGCGGCCAAATATATGGGGCTAATATTGGGTGGAGGTACTTCACTGGGTTCAAGGTATCCCCCTGTATATTAATCTGCCACGCTATAGAAAATCCCAAAATCCCCTCTTGGCCTAGCGAAATCTTGGATTGACCGAGATTTCGCTACTACATTCATAACATAGAACAATagcaaaaaataacaataaaacacaGCTTAactgtataaatttattaaaatttcatacaaTAACTAAAAACTAACTAAATTAGTTACAATATCATTGAACGGTAAATGTTTTGTGAAGAGCAGCACCAGCACTCTGTTACTTCCAATTGTGATCCCGACTTCATTGTTAGGTTTTCCTAAGAGATGATTCATTTCAGATATTGCTATCCGcatagaaaatgtatacataaagATATCAGGACAGTCCATTAAAGGGAACAGAGTACCTGCTTAGtgcttatataattaatttgctcTTAAATATTAGTGGCAATAACTAAGTAACTTtgatatacaaattgtattgagattaatataataaaaaatacttatagtATACAAAATCGAGGACGGCACAATTCACttaactaatttaaagtttGGACGGAATACTTAAGATCCTTTTcccaatattaataaagacaaTAACAGTTTGATGCATAGTATAAATCAAGTACTTTTTCATCTCACTGTAAAATTGTGTCTGTCATTAATATAGATGTTGAGATAAACAAAAGGACTCACTTGTATAAAAATGgggtaaatttatattacctaCCATTAACTTACAACAATGGCTTGCAGCTAAAATAGGTggtttacttttattatttaaattatagtgaaagaatattatacatagcacagatataacacacaaaaaaactTACTCTATGGACGgagcaaaaattaattaaaaaatcctaCTACTTAAAGTATCTGTTTTAAGTCTAAATACATTTcagtgcttttattaattctgATAAAGTTAAATGTCATTAAAAGTtacatatttagaatttaatcgTTCTCAGGAATgcattaaatcaaataataatacaacagTTACAATTACTTGATTAGGACTGTGGCCATTCtgagatacaaaaaaaaatgctttgttTCAATAGCATCtagtaaattatacaaaaaaaatcaaccaAGTTTAATTATCTCACAACGTTGTTAATCCATCTTAAAAACTACTGGccaattttgatgaaattatttgatatatttgatGAGTTTGTGCTTAGGGCTATCAGTAATCTATAGTGCttgtagtaatattttaaagcaaacatgttaatataataatcatacgCAACTTCTGacactgatattttatataaaagaatgCTTatgaactataaaatattgtataggcCACTAGGGCTGAGGCTTCCAGccataatttttgaaataaatatagcctatGTTACTCAGggtattaatatattagtgTAGAAAATAATGgtacactttttaaacaatattgatTCACCCTCTGACACTATGCccttatgtataataatatacaaagtacattatataatagacAATGCTGTCATCTGTCAATCTATCAATTTGCGCGCCTATTTCTGTTTGCAAGATGGCGGGCTGATTCTGTATTGATTTGTTTAGCTAAATATTTTTGCCAATGGAGATATTGGAAGGCGAATAATATAGAATCTACTGTTTTGGTGGACATTATGAAATACTTCATTGATAATTACTAGAACAATctaaattgaattttgttaACTAAAGCACTCTTTCGTCcctttctatcaaattgtgtttacgtcgtgataaaaagagacagatgtACTTTTTTTAGAAGAAAAATTAGCTGGATTATTAAACACCAAACTgttaaatttagataatacTCCTCACATAATAAAGGCACTATGCTTTCGACTCCTCTTCCAACTCGAATCGTGCTTGGGATTCCTTAAATCTCCTTCTCTTCTTTGTCTGTATATTTGCCTCCGTCAGGAATAATGCACCTGTTATTAAACATGCAACAGCTCCTACTACTCCCAAACCGAAGGACCAtcctaaaacaaatatttgatatatcttagaagcgtaaacaaaGGGATATTCTAGCAATTGAATGGTAAAAGAGTATGAAAGTGGTAATTTACATGTTAAGTCCCtagaattacaaaatatacatattctaTGGCTCCACATGTTGGGCGGATATGtgtataatgataaaatatttaaaaaaaaatattcagtttATTAGTTATACTATTTTGGCGCGTTAGTGTGCGTTAGTTAGTGGCGCGTGTGGGAGAAACGATGAGAGtgaatttttacgatgcgtgCACACCGTCACACAAAAACGACAcccgcacaccgtcacaaaaaatcgacaccctgaagttagctataataataataattgattgcaagaatatggtacaaaaaggtggtaAAATAGGAATTTCGCACATTCTGCTAtacaatggcgcgcaaattttacaaggagttttacattttacattatttgtcatattaaaattggtcaattcttatattatttgtatcgtccATATAATATcaaacgttattaaatttatatcaactacagtgtctcatgcaaataatcgtttattgagtaaaacatttttttccaaaagtaatacacaattcttttggtaaattattgtaaaccttaattGCCAAAGGTTTTTCCTAAACAGTTCCAGAttgatttttggcacagccaatttctccccaagtctacttcttacttcgacttaaaaatatgtacgtTTCTGTGTACGAATAaggacatttctaaaatataaatacagggaAGAGATAAAATTGAGattcttaaataaaggtaCGCAACTATCAAGACAGTTTGCTCCACAAATTGctctaatacatttcttttgagCCTATTAACTTCGACTGAATTGGTCAAACTATAATTCCATAACTAATAATAGATGAATCATATGCATGATATGCTGTATCATATATATAgtcaacatatttaaaataataaatgtccatttctttaattatatataaatatttttttgtgatattatatatcttaatatatgtccgcgatggactcctaaactacttcaccgattttaaattaaattggcacaccatgagcagtctggtccaacttaagagataggatagcttagatctttaattatagtcgcaattttattttattgcaaattaattgacagtcacaattatctgttaactccaaaagatcctaacagatgtcgatacttttcgactggattgagtatgTAATCattagatggcactgctatggtaaaccgacaaacgtgtcataaactacaattcaatatcatgattaccacgtgttattgaggctaaagtataaattaaatttattttgtagtaaacgaaataccgtgaaattcatttatttctacttttttaatttttggtgttagcatagccaaccacgtgttacttagaccgaagtgtaaatgaaattcaaattatagtgacgataatacagtgaaattattctttcgtgtcacggtattaaggctaactaaaatcacattaaggagaaacgacgttcgcgggggcagttagtattatatataaactttttaactagataatgcgttaaaatataagtacatacacgttttttttttcaatgattCACATCGATTTTTGTAATGCCTtacctaaataattattcgCGTGATCCGGCATCCATCCATCAGTGTTCCCCGTACAGGCGAAAACAATGACTGCTATACATCCACTTATTcctaaaatatagaaaattacaTTTCACACTCCTGGACCATTGGTTTATTTTCCATATAtattctgaatctgtttcatgatcatttgtctcatcacgttgactttttggatctaagccggtttcctcacgatgttttccttcaccgttcgagctaatgttaaatgcgcacatagaaagtccattggtggacaatcggggatcgaacctaagacctcTGGGATGAGAATGCACGTTGAAgccgctaggccaacactgcttttatttttatagatactattattattactttgtttggtgattacgttaacaaaataaaaaaatcttatacatatattttgtattatgtttgattattgataaataaataaacatctaaACTACTGAACTGATATACTTCGACTGTTGGTAATATCATCTTGATATGACTAAACGTTTCTAAGAAGTTTTTTCTCTCCCTGTTTtagtaagtttatattaaaaagtgtttatcCTTTTTTAGGCTGCCCGCTAtaccatatatattttctatattatcttattattatttaattataaaatgtaaataaaaacaacatggATAATAATATCTGTGGTCAGTGTTTATAATCTGTATTTGtctatgattaaaaaaaatgtcaaaatggttttaaaaaaacagtataaATCGACATATTTctagaataaaaattacctgcagttaacataatatatccTATACTCTTGATGAGTAGTTCATATCTGCCCTGCTCCGGTCCGCAGCAGAGGAAGAATATTAAAACCAATATCATTGATATCAGAACACCGATGAGGCATATGGTGAAGAAGAACTGGGTTGCTATCATGAACGCTGAAATATAAAAcgtattatcaaaaaaaaatctaatatactGTAAAAACCAGGTCGTACGGTGAATGAAAGATCAGGGAGTAATGTTAAATCCAGGGCGACGGCGCGTTTGGgctattatgaaaaaaatatcacaaaacagatacaaatcTGATgctaagatttatttattttacttactaaCACTTAGTtacacaaaagaaaaaaatgaacataattaaatgaaaaagagggcaactggcggccttgtcgctttcgagcgatctcttccaggcaaccactgtgagtaaagaaaaaaataaatatctatttagtcatcagaaataaaaacatgtgtCATACACAAGGctgatctacttgcctatgaaataaatataatgccAAGACCCATACTAGATTATAACGCTTTTGATAAGGGGGACAGAGAAGCCATCGAGAGGAGCAAGGCCATCGTGGCCAATGGATACAGATTTAAGTGGATCTTATATGCTTTCTTAAGGGAAGGACCAGGACTCGAGTCCATAGTTCGCTAGTtcttaaaagaaaatgtcttgtgaAGCGGGCCGAAATGAAATTTTGACTTTTGTACGGTGATGAAACGAGGCAGTAAGGATCAACTCAAACAATTCTTCAGAACAATCACCGTAGTACACTTTGTAGAAGACGCAAAGAGATGCAATGTCTCCGCGTAGAGAGTGAGAATCAAGCCGATCGGAAACATTGgagattgacaattgacaaacTTCGCTGATTTTTGTCAAAAGGAAGCTGGTATTgggttttaaataacatttagcAATTAAATAAGCTCAGACTATGCGTGAGAATTAACGGACAATAACGCCAAACATCCGTTTGAGACGGATTTATTGTCTATTGACCTTTCAATTAGACCTCATTACTCATCCAACCTGTCTTCATACCATTTAGCTTCGATTCacataaagtcaaaactattgccataatattaaaaaaaacttcgaTTCATCTTCAAAATATggttttaagatttaaaaatgtaatggtTGGAGGTTGACCTCAGGTCCGAAAGGTCCTACGAACTCAGGCATGAGAGTTCACGCtccaacattattattttataacaaaagcGAAACAATTAGTTTGGACCATAAATAAACAGAATGTATTCTTGTCACAGACTATTGTTTTGATGGCATCTGACAGTTTAAGCATAGACGAGGTTGTCATATGGTGgtcatataataaaagtttctaGGCTATGCAGTCGGAAGCAAAAATAAACCAAACACGTATATTGAAATTAGCAAAGAAACAAAGTGAAAAGCGAAATGAgatgaaaataataagaaaagaaaaagcGTAAAggaaacaattaataaattataagatgCAATGGGTACATCGTATTCCCGCGCATATCTTCGAAGTTTGATGGTTAATTTCGACGCGTGCGCTGCTCGCGTGGTCGCCCGCGTCACACATAGCGGTAGAACCATAAAAGCGGTGACAAAGAGAGACAGtggtattatataaaaatgtattgaaacaAGAGTGGAAAATTACGTTCCAAGCTCACTTGGGAGAAGAACGCTTTTGACCTGGAGTCTGTTCTCGCGCTGGTACCAAGATGCCGCTGGGATTATCCATTTGCGTGGTCTATGTTCGCGCCTCAATAGTGCCTGGGACGAGGTAGGCCCAGATGCCTTAGCAGTTGTCTATATGTCGCAGtgaagtagttaaatcagagagttaattgaatctctagacagttaattaaaaatcgatattcaatcaagtcgctaaagttccgtcagataAGTGGGTAAACAaaaagactaacctaacctaaccatttacaagcAAAGCAAAACatggaatttccaagctctcagttcgcCACGATCACACAGAAATCACAATAACTAacgaaataatcatggcggagtcttgttttaaattgttaatcaacacgctggctttcggtcagacagttagttaaacgttttcgacgttgctttatttaaatcaaaatgcttgacttgattgaattgaacatttaattaactgtctagagattcaattagcTCTcttatttaactactttactgcgacagaTATAAAATGTTGCCAGTAAAATACTTTACCTGGAAGCAAATAGCCACGTATTTTGTCGTATCCTGTCGTGAATGGGTCGTAAACCCACCGACAACCGACAAAGAAGCGTCTTTGGTATTGGTCCAAGGGATCAGGTAATGACCTGAAGCAGTGACTCCAAAGACCAAGGCTGAAAAACATGAAATTTAAGATCTTTGTGGGAAAAACCTCaaagttacataatatttatttctattacaattttttacacagaaacatttatgtacttattaatAGTCTTTCCACCAACTATTAACAGTTACAcaacacaaaacaaaataaaataatacaggaAATAAGAAccaagaataataaatataaataatttattattgttttatttattactaacaaaacacacacacaaacacataaaataacaataattaaaaaataaaaaagaataatagagggataacattttttttaaagtaaaaggtttaattgtgtaatgcgtgtgtgctgtggttgttgGCCCTgactcagcattatgctggggagcagagttgttccacatcgctggtcattctgccagggACCACAGCAGCTAATTTGCGCCTCAGTCACAAAAATGAATAAGAATTTAATACtcagtaaaaacaaataataatagtggtaaaagtaaataattgttaaaaagtagataaataaatattacttactcAACAAAAATCACACGTAATACTATATTACGTTTGTTGAGTAagtacatgtttttttttttataattgcgacgaaaatttgattttagcttttttatttttctttaattattactaggcaaacgggcaggaagtTTATCTGACGTTAAGTGACTCTAATGGACTCTAAAAGCCAcagggcttgcgagtgcgttgtttttttagaattgatacgctcttgaaggacctaaagttgaattggttcggaaatagttttttaatacagttgctcAAAAAGTGTTGTATTATAGGGACGTATAGTTCGGGATGTGGACTATTACACATTCGAGCTTTACCTTTTCCGCGCTCGTGCGTTCTTTTTCCCAACTGTCAAAAtaatgtctattaaaaagaaaaaaccaaccacgaagtttttacaaaacaaaaattcatataagtttttataattaattgaaataatttctaaGAAGAAGCTactaatttgtttcataaaaataaaaaaaatctactgaAGATTTGGCTTGGCATAGTTTTGCCTACCCAGAGTGGgtgaagaaaacaaaaaaaaatctctgcTTATATTCTTTTACGGTTGGCGCCATTTTCCAAAAATGTTCTCGCGAGTTTATTTGTTGCACAAAATGAGTAATTacgaagatattttattttaattaacaccaCCGGAACTCGGTATGCTTCGGAGAACATTTTAGCGTAAAAGTCAAAAAGTCGCTACATATCTACATACGACGAATTTATTGCGCGGAGAGAAGAGAAAAAAGCAAATAGTCTTATTAAATTGCTATTTTTTTcgcaactgtattaaaaatagatcaGTACACGTGCGGAACCGTCAATGCAACTTGTTCCGAATGTCAACCATAGACATTTGTCCGAACTCTTTGCAATGACAGGCTTTCCGCACTTGTAATACTATAGTCGACTAAATACGGGCTTCAAATATCGCACAGTTATGGAACgacagacgtcgaggtgatacgggtaaagtttcgtattctgcctcagCAGGTATAtttccgaacaactcctctgaattGTCAGTTAAGCACGCCAACCGTCTCATAAAGGCGCCAAGTGTATTGTCAGTTGTCATCTGTCAATGCAGGCAGTCTATTAAATTGTTACGCTCCCTCGACGTCAGCATACTCTTACCATAATTTTGCCAAGGCAACGCTTGCTCGCCTAGTGACCCCGAATATTTCTTTTGGCATAATTAGTATGGTTGAGGTTGTGTAGAACTTTAAACAATAGAACAAAGACCAAATTGAcatccaaaaatattttggatgTCAAATAGACCAGTCACAAAATATGCTTGCTATTCAGCTTTGGGCGTTTTAACTCCCTACACATTGccgagcagtgttggcgtagtgagtgttcaccaatggactttctacgTGTACATTTAGAATTCGCTCGACCGGTTAAGGAAggcatcgtgaggaaacctccttgccttagacacaaagaCGACGGCGTGTGTGTCAAGCTCAATTAGATTGACTGtccataaaacagatacagatatctgaggcacatacctaaaaagtttgtagcgccacagaTTCAAATATAGTTCGTGAAGAAACTTTAGACTTCACACTTGTGTGTTACTAATTCACatatatgaaacatattttacacaaaaatagAAAACCGTCCTTGCTCTGAGCTTCAGGTTTCTGTATGTATCATGATCATAATAggcaaggtgatcagcctcctttGCTtcacacacgccgtcaacttggGTCTAATGAAATTCCAGTTTCCTCACACGGTATGCGAGTGTTAAATGGTGCTCAGTCAGGTTTGGAACCTACGACAGGGGTGAGAGGTACACGCCCACGCAAGTTGGGCAGACACAGCTCTCTGAATAACggaaataaaattgatgtatATATGTTTAGAGAAGGTATATGTACATTTCATGGTTTTAATTACAGCTTTTCAAACTCTATTCCTTGACACTATATAtgaagaataattatttattacgaaaACCTACCGTTCCATTTTAGCCCCTCGTATCCTAGAGTCGCTTACTAGCCAGTTCGGCGTACCGAATGCCAATGCCACAGTCACAAGGGCAATGACAAACACTGCAATGCCACAGTTACCCGCTAAACTTCGTTGCTtcatctgtaaaaaaaatagacaatattaaaaagaaacattaacaatttaaatatagaacacGTTCTATACACAAATTATGggtcaataaaatataatatgaaagtCGCCAATGGACTTGTATCCAGGacatgtaattaaataaaaagatgaacaaaaatacaatatttaatgtaaaacttAGAGGCTGGAGTAATCATTTTACCGCGTTTGGTCACTCACAATGAGAGAAGGCTCACGAGTGTTTTACAAACGTCTTTTGGGACTTAGTACTGAGCTCGATATAAACtaaaccaaaatattatataatacccAGGGAGCAACTTTTTAAAGCACGTTTCGCGCTTACGGGCGTTTAATTTTTCCAGCAGCCAGCCATGTTCGGAATCGATCTCTATGGTAAAACATTAATGACCAATATACtcattccaaattcaaatttgttaaatagaTGTGACAAAAGTTACTACACCACGAGTACGGAATTAATACGTAACAAGAATAAATTACGAATAGTAGATTAGACCTTAAGTTATAAAAGCTCTTAAGAACATGTAATTAGCCAACCTTGTCGTAGTATCTATTACAAAGAGCATAACAGAACCAAGTCATTTGAAAACAAGGTTACATATGAGAGAAACAAATGTTTCGTAATTTGCTAAATAATGGGTTCTTTTGGCTATACTCGGTGTTAAACAATAATGAAAAGTTCACACGCGTTAGTCATTGTGGGAATGTCGGCGTTCAGGGTTATATTAAGCGAATTTtatgctttttaaatttttttgacatATATTTTGCACACAATAACCTGGCCTGTCTTACAACTGTTGATAAACTAATTCAAGCTACTGTTACATGTTATTTAAGCAATTATAAATGACAATGAAGTCAATGAGTAGTATTGTTAAATAAGTCATATAAGTATTCCAAAAAGTTATTGTTTAGAAAACTATAAGGGAATGTGTTGACTATGCTGGAACTTgggaatttattataaatctgaTCAAAATGTTATTGCCTGTTATTCTTGTTcagttgtaatatttaaacaaaaatctggCTTTTGTTGCCTCGCCAAGTATAACAAattccattttatatttacttaaattaaaacataactaaaataataattactcaatattatttattactgttgTTAGTTAgaactgttttaatttaattatgtttagtaTCCATAAAAGTATATGTACTGTCTGTGTAAAGTTACAGATTCACACATTGGGCACACATTATTACATTGaaaattgagaaataaaattcaaaaattgcAATTTTCTAACTGTCAGGAACAAcacacattaaattaataccaTTGATGTGATGGTCATCACTAATATGAAATCTGGTTCAATATAGCTAAGGAGTTTGATAAGAGAAGGTGTTACTTATTGAATACTTTTAGCACACTCAAAATCTTgcctaaataatataattgtgaaGTATGTATAGACTAGGATACAA
This region of Pieris brassicae chromosome 13, ilPieBrab1.1, whole genome shotgun sequence genomic DNA includes:
- the LOC123717613 gene encoding uncharacterized protein LOC123717613, which translates into the protein MTAANNEYPKASNATLIGASITYVAGLFLLLSFAGPYWIESYSEMFSSFKHMGLWEYCFDRFRFPSFQFDKLFHGCHYIFSEEYYVIREWLLPGWLMAVQAFVTLAFILSFTAQVLLACVIIRMPLRNVLRYEWIYVSSAFIMIAVSSAFLLLAVIIFGSNCYRRDWLMYPSFNVLSWSYAFAVIASIFFGLAAIMLFFESRKLYQLRLEAKNLVAQMQHSQPEHALHQIRGQLQQQQQQFGFYRN
- the LOC123717614 gene encoding uncharacterized protein LOC123717614, whose translation is MKQRSLAGNCGIAVFVIALVTVALAFGTPNWLVSDSRIRGAKMERLGLWSHCFRSLPDPLDQYQRRFFVGCRWVYDPFTTGYDKIRGYLLPAFMIATQFFFTICLIGVLISMILVLIFFLCCGPEQGRYELLIKSIGYIMLTAGISGCIAVIVFACTGNTDGWMPDHANNYLGWSFGLGVVGAVACLITGALFLTEANIQTKKRRRFKESQARFELEEESKA